The genomic interval TCTTTACTGGACCAGATCTGACCTGATTCTTAGCTTTCAAAGCAAGGGGGTGGTTGTGTGGGTTTTTGATTAAACCAATGTGACTGGCACCTTTTCCCTTGAAAACTGAGACTTCAGATATAGATGTTTGTGTTTTGATTTCTCTTCATGGCCGTGGCTTTGGTCAGCAGCAGCTCAGCTGACTAATTGTGGTTAAAAATGAGTCCCTTGTTAACTAGAATGTTACGTTGCTAGGGTTACAGTGTCACGACCACTGGTAAATAACTCAGGGAGGTCGGTGGTGAGGAATTTCTCGGTCATTTCTGCTGGTGGGATTCTATTCAACAAGCATCGCTTGTGAAAAGTAACAAAATTCCCTTCATGAAGAACTAAAACTTTCTTAGTTGGTCAACGATGGAAGCAGAAATTAATGATAAATCAAGAGTATGATCTCAATTCTGGACactgcattaaaaagaatataaggaTATATGCTTAAAAGTCAACAGTGAGTGTAAGGGTGTggagaagttatttttttttttttttttttttgagcttttgAATGTTCTAACATAGGTAAAATTAGCTTAGTCAAGTTTTAGTTGCAAAATTTTGTGGGTTTGTGACATTCAGTTGAAGAGTGACTCCTTGAATCAATCAATAAGCATTTAATGAATGTCTACTATATACCTAGATTTGATGTGGAAGCACTTTTAATACAcgtctttattttcctttcatttacttAGTTTGGATGTGGATTAACCAAATAATATGTTGTATTTGTGAAGACATGAATATTGATACACTGTATACATCATACTTGTTTCATTCTTAGCAAGTAACACTACACACCACAGTAGGATTTCTTCAGTTGATTTGCTtggttttcatgtttttaattaaaaaacaggcCCTGAAAACAGGACCTCCACATTGTGCTTTGTGTCCATTTTATCAAGGCTTTTGGAAATGAATGTAATTTCACATcagctttcctctctccctccttagTACGCTTTTCAGGAAGCCTTGAACAGTGCAGGAGAGAAACTCGTAGTAGTCGACTTCTCAGCCACGTGGTGTGGGCCTTGCAAAATGATCAAGCCTTTCTTTCATGTAAGTATTAGCCGGCTTCTGCTTTTGTAAGCTGTTTGTTTGGGGTTGGTGGTCACAACACTAGGAAAGAGGTTTTGTTGTTGGATCTTTCGTCTAAAGTCATAGCATAACAACTTAATTTAGAACTTAAGTTTGATACATACAGCCCATGGAAGACAACTTTCAAAACTTAATTTGGTTGTCtaagtgattttgtttttcttcaagttGAAACATGGGCCCTAACCTACTTGAAGCTCAGGAATCAAAATCAGTgttctaaattattttataccAAGAAGAATTTGATTCAGAGAAAATGTCGTTTATGCTTACCTGTCCCTAGTCTAAATATCTGGATCTTTAGTCCCTACTTTTAAGTTTCCATTTAAGAAGCTTAAGTGTGTTGACTGCCACTACCCAGTGGTAAatctttgtggttttttttttttttaattctccagtCTCTCTCTGAAAAGTATTCCAACGTGGTGTTCCTCGAAGTAGATGTGGATGACTGTCAGGTACGTGGCTAGAAATCCGGAATAATGCTGAACGTTTTGCCTTGCCCTTTCCCTCTGAATTGCACATTGCTCGTTCTCATAAATAAGAAAAACGCTACACCTACCACCCTAGCTAAAAAGTTATTTCAGAACAGGTACTTGTGCCAGTTTTAAGCTGAATTCTAGCTGGCAGGAGCTATGTATATCACATCCTAAAACAAAATCGAGGCATCTATTACCTGACTTTAGTAGTCCTCTTTCTAAAAGCCTACATAGTCTACCTAACAATCCAAGATGCTCAACCAATAGAAACTGAGAAGACCAAACACCAGGGTACCTTGAtagagagctgagaaaagaaacatGCTTAACACTTTAGGTCACGCAGACTGTTCTGTGTGcattgtcgttcagtcgctcattgcgacctcgtggactgcagccctccagacctccctgtccttcaccacctctcaGAGCATAACAAGTATGAATTCATTTCATCCTTGGTCCTGTCACATTGTCCATTTTACAGACGGGAAAACAAACAGCTTGGCCATAGAGTTACAGGAtgtagcagagctgggatttaaacgTGTGTGGGCAGGCTCGCCTAACCTCAGAGGGACCAGAGTGGGTGAGGTACAGAGTGGCAACCAGGGCGCTAGACCTGGGTCCAGTCCTGGCCAAGCGGCTTCTGCTTTGGGCTCATCCTCGTCTCCTCTGAGCTTTGGTTCCATTGTCCGTGCCCAGATCTAATACCTGCCCTACCAGCTTTGTAAGGTTGCTTACTCACTGAGCAAACATGGAAAACTCTAAAGGTCCAGAAGGGTCTATAAAAGGGGGATGTAGCAGGACTTCCTAAGCCTGTGGGCTCCACCCTGTAGCGCATTGCTTATTCCCAGCACATTTCTCATCTCTTGCCGGACAAACTTCTGGACATAaacttcacatcctctccaggaaTTCTCTAGTTCCTGCCTTCTATGCCCAGAATGGCTTAGTTCCCTTCCTCTGTGTTCCCCTGGTGTGTTCCGCccttctttttcttggattgaatGTTGTGGGATCATGTCCCTTGTTAGCTGTGTGTGCTTGGTAAAGCTCTGTTCTGTGCCTCGGGCTCAGCCTCTGTAAAATCACAACATTGATGCAGCATCATAAGGCAGTTGTCAGTATAAGACCTGTGAGTGTTCAGAGTGGTTGCTGGTGCATGATAAGCTCTCAGTGAGCTTAGCTGTGACTATACTGATCtttgtttctgtccttcattatggTCTGTCAGTTTTTTTTGAATCCGAGACCTTGTCTTACCTTTGTTTCCTGTTTACATAGCACACCTGTCGGGCTATAGCAGGtatagaatgaatgaatttatatgGTTGTCAAGATAGTTATTCTGATGTGTCCTGGGTTTTTTAAGTAAGAGCAGACAGTATGTGTTTGTGAAAAAATCTTGCTCCCTGTTTtaacctaattttttttctcttaatctgGTCACTTTAGCCAGGTACAAATGGCACCTGGAAGGGACTAGAAAGCCCTCTACCTGTATTATGTCATTTCATCCAGCTAGTAACCAGCAACAGTGTTTTTATCAGCACCCCCACTGCACAGGTGATGAGAATGCAGCACAGAAGGAAGAAGGCCAGAGGCAGAGCCTGGGGATTTGGCCCCTGTAGAACTGTGCCGGGCCCAGGGCAGATGCTCTCTGCCTCAGTCCAGAACCTCTGGGAAGTCTGCGTGTGGAGCAGGCCAAGATGTCCGTATGACAGTCCCTCCTTTAGGCCTGGTGGCATCCTCATCATCACCCTCAAAGTGTCTAGACCTTAAAATGAGCCTCTCATAAGTGGACCTTTCGCTTTGAGTaacatgtagttttttttttttttttccatactccTAGTGACAactcggagaagacaatggcaccccactccagtacttttgcctagaaaaatcccatggatggaggagcctggtgggctgaagtccatggggccgctagagtcggacacgactgagcaactcactttcacttttatgcattggagaaggaaatggcaacccactccagtgttcttgcctggagaatcccagggacagcggagcctggtgggctgccgtctatggggtcgcacagagtcggacacgactgaagcgacttagcggcagtgACAACTACTCTACCATCTAAGTAGCCTtatcaatcttttgcagcattaAAAACTGAATTCCAGAACTCTTAGGTTGTCCCATACACATAGTAACAGTCGGTCTGTTCCTACACACCTGGTCAGTCAGCAGAATTCGCAAGGGAAGTAATGCAAACAAAAAGCAATTCATTGTCATGCCACGAATTATTCTCCATGGAATTTACAGATTCCAGGAGTGGGTCCTCTGGTTGCTTTGGAACACTGTAGATAAAACCA from Bos mutus isolate GX-2022 chromosome 8, NWIPB_WYAK_1.1, whole genome shotgun sequence carries:
- the TXN gene encoding thioredoxin, translated to MVKQIESKYAFQEALNSAGEKLVVVDFSATWCGPCKMIKPFFHSLSEKYSNVVFLEVDVDDCQDVAAECEVKCMPTFQFFKKGQKVGEFSGANKEKLEATINELI